Proteins from a single region of Gemmatimonadota bacterium:
- a CDS encoding PilT/PilU family type 4a pilus ATPase — translation MSLIETFNLILRKAHELGASDVHICAGGPYRMRLRGAIAPVAGVPPLTSVETRQLAGHILLNARKATAETVDAVLDQLQDVDCSYSVQGVGRFRVNLCSQRGSVSAVLRAIADQIPDFEQLGLPTVLADIAMEERGLVLLTGTTGSGKSTTLASMIAYVNHRRAGKIVTIEDPIEFLHRDDRSNVIQREIGSDTQSFEMALRAALRQDPDVILVGEMRDRATIDIALKAAETGHLVFSTVHTTDAQRTIARLVSVFDPNEQTAVRLRLAESLRAVISQRLLPRADGQGRVVAAEVMRNTPTIADCIANSQMTSEIRDHIAAGRTQYGMQTFDQHLTELYSAQQISLEVAKAAATSPADFERNLQFQ, via the coding sequence ATGTCCCTGATCGAGACCTTCAACCTCATCCTCCGCAAGGCGCACGAGCTGGGTGCGTCCGACGTGCACATCTGTGCGGGCGGTCCGTACCGGATGCGTCTACGCGGGGCGATCGCGCCGGTGGCTGGCGTTCCGCCGCTCACCTCGGTCGAGACGCGGCAGCTGGCCGGCCACATCCTGCTGAATGCCCGCAAGGCCACCGCCGAGACGGTGGATGCGGTCCTCGACCAGCTGCAGGATGTCGATTGCTCCTACTCGGTCCAGGGTGTTGGTCGGTTCCGCGTCAATCTCTGCAGTCAGCGCGGCTCGGTCTCCGCGGTGCTCCGTGCCATTGCCGACCAGATCCCCGACTTCGAGCAACTCGGTCTCCCGACGGTGCTCGCAGACATCGCGATGGAAGAACGCGGACTCGTGCTTCTGACCGGGACGACGGGCAGCGGCAAGTCGACGACGCTCGCCTCGATGATCGCGTACGTGAACCACCGGCGAGCCGGCAAGATCGTCACGATCGAGGACCCGATCGAGTTCCTGCACCGCGATGACCGCAGCAACGTCATCCAGCGCGAGATCGGCTCCGACACCCAGTCGTTCGAGATGGCGCTGCGCGCCGCGCTCCGGCAGGATCCCGATGTGATCCTCGTCGGCGAAATGCGCGACCGCGCCACGATTGACATCGCCCTCAAGGCCGCCGAGACGGGGCACCTCGTCTTCAGTACCGTGCACACGACGGATGCCCAGCGCACCATTGCGCGCCTGGTCTCCGTCTTCGACCCGAATGAACAGACCGCCGTCCGCCTCCGCCTGGCGGAGTCGCTCCGGGCGGTGATTTCGCAGCGGCTCCTGCCGCGGGCGGATGGCCAGGGGCGCGTGGTGGCGGCCGAGGTGATGCGCAACACGCCGACGATCGCCGACTGCATCGCCAATTCGCAGATGACCAGCGAGATCCGGGACCACATCGCGGCCGGCCGCACGCAGTACGGCATGCAGACCTTCGATCAGCACCTCACGGAGCTGTACTCCGCGCAGCAGATCTCGCTGGAGGTCGCCAAGGCGGCGGCGACGAGTCCGGCGGATTTCGAGCGGAATTTGCAGTTCCAGTAG
- a CDS encoding TIR domain-containing protein has product MAHDVFISYSSTDQPAALAVLHGLESAGIRCWIAPRDIPAGAIWAKSIMEGISGCRVLVVVFSTNANRSEHVINEVDAAVRKGAIIIPFRIEDVMPDGAMEYHLRTRHWLDALTPDLQRHTELLAEKIQPLLAAPGGTGPTPTAPPRPIPEGLPKRRVKKGPPRQWRRYRTPAALLGIVLLGGGWYATRARPKEGVQFEVREVSSSGGTALSVRVTGAAMRFFEGPRETPTLTTRAYADSFAIGRARYLYPELKLTYDAPGRDFTIPFSCTVTRDGGTVITTIAIVAKLQAAWTESYHTNGYGRDTPGWWQLGRHEVRCYYGEELIFRNWFRIVASGDAAASPAANGPVATAEPLASIHARVRRITLFPSGRQLPPEASQSPTTTFESAQTTYIGAKVLLNHDAPGRRLQAALTCRFLRDGTTELGRATLRYDIQPTWTSTWAAIPFGRETAGGWPAGQYLIACDDGQRTLAQQRFTLR; this is encoded by the coding sequence ATGGCCCACGACGTCTTCATTTCCTACTCCAGCACCGACCAGCCGGCGGCGCTCGCCGTGTTGCACGGACTCGAGAGTGCCGGCATCCGCTGCTGGATCGCGCCACGCGACATTCCCGCGGGCGCAATCTGGGCCAAGTCGATCATGGAGGGGATCAGCGGCTGCCGCGTCCTGGTGGTGGTGTTCTCCACCAACGCGAACCGTTCCGAGCACGTGATCAACGAGGTGGACGCCGCGGTCCGCAAGGGCGCGATCATCATTCCATTCCGCATCGAGGATGTGATGCCGGATGGCGCGATGGAATACCACCTGCGCACGCGTCACTGGCTCGACGCACTCACGCCGGACCTGCAGCGCCACACGGAATTGCTGGCCGAGAAGATCCAGCCGCTGCTCGCCGCACCGGGTGGCACGGGACCCACGCCGACGGCGCCGCCCCGTCCGATCCCCGAAGGGCTGCCGAAGCGGCGGGTGAAGAAGGGGCCGCCGCGCCAGTGGCGTCGGTATCGCACGCCGGCCGCGCTCCTCGGCATCGTCCTGCTTGGCGGGGGATGGTATGCCACCCGCGCCCGGCCCAAGGAGGGCGTGCAGTTCGAAGTGAGGGAAGTGTCGAGCAGTGGCGGCACCGCGCTCTCCGTCCGCGTCACCGGGGCCGCGATGCGTTTCTTCGAAGGCCCGCGCGAAACCCCGACGTTGACCACCCGCGCGTACGCCGACTCCTTCGCGATCGGCCGGGCACGCTACCTCTATCCCGAACTCAAGCTGACCTACGACGCCCCGGGACGAGACTTCACGATCCCGTTCTCGTGCACCGTGACACGTGATGGCGGCACGGTGATCACCACGATCGCCATTGTGGCGAAGTTGCAGGCTGCATGGACCGAGAGCTACCACACCAACGGATACGGCCGTGACACGCCCGGCTGGTGGCAGCTCGGGCGGCACGAAGTGCGGTGCTACTATGGCGAGGAGTTGATCTTCCGCAACTGGTTCCGCATCGTGGCGTCCGGTGATGCTGCGGCATCGCCTGCCGCCAATGGACCGGTCGCCACCGCCGAACCCTTGGCGAGCATCCATGCGCGGGTGCGACGGATCACGCTCTTCCCCTCCGGTCGTCAATTGCCGCCAGAGGCCTCGCAGAGTCCGACCACAACCTTCGAGTCCGCACAGACCACCTACATCGGCGCCAAGGTGCTGCTCAACCACGACGCACCGGGCCGTCGGCTGCAGGCGGCCCTCACCTGCCGCTTTCTCCGCGACGGTACCACGGAACTGGGCCGGGCCACGCTCCGCTACGACATTCAGCCAACGTGGACCTCGACCTGGGCGGCGATCCCGTTCGGCCGCGAAACGGCGGGCGGCTGGCCGGCGGGGCAATATCTGATCGCCTGTGACGACGGACAGCGCACCCTCGCCCAGCAGCGGTTCACGCTGCGCTGA
- a CDS encoding M20/M25/M40 family metallo-hydrolase produces MKRLLAGLALLAAPTIATAQGAITGFTPLGAAREAALEARLLGVPDVATARTHARTLAARPHIAGTPAQRATADYVLTTMASYGLDTMRVPFRVYLPYHDSTVVERLTPTRRRLDLSEPAIAGDPTTGLQRWPAMNGNAGAGDVRAPLVYVNYGLPADYATLDSLGVSVKGRIAIARYGRSFRGIKAREAEARGAIGLLIYSDPLDDGFTQGDVYPEGPMRPATGVQRGSIYNGFGDPTTPGWPSTVDAKRAALETLGLPKIPVVPISYGNAGQLLGEMRGLSVPAGWQGGLAFRYHVGDDKVQARVALWPERGERAYKTIVNTFGVIRGSQFPDEMVIVGGHRDAWGPGAADNVSGVVSILEAAEAWGAALKAGHRPLRTIVFATWDAEEWGLVGSTEWVELMRDTLSANAVAYLNQDVAASGRSFGAGGTASLAAFLRDATQGIRQPGDTGSVYRDWAQRTVTTQRPLPPVGDLGGGSDFAGFYNMLGLPSIEFGFGGPGGVYHSAYDSYTWMERFGDPGYLSHVAAGQLSSVILSRLANAAVVPLDHGMLGAYLITLVERTRREPGAATIGGELDGVAAAARELEAAGARFTSARDALLATNPDLGTLAEANRLLRHVEPLLARPSGLVGRPLLKNLIFASDRDNGYANVQFPGVVEALRDHDSARAAAESKELAERIQNAAKAVDAARAALPPRR; encoded by the coding sequence ATGAAGCGCCTCCTCGCTGGACTCGCCCTGCTGGCCGCACCGACGATCGCCACGGCGCAGGGTGCCATCACCGGCTTCACGCCCCTCGGCGCAGCACGCGAAGCGGCGCTCGAGGCGCGGCTGCTCGGGGTTCCCGACGTGGCCACCGCGCGCACCCATGCGCGGACGCTGGCGGCGCGGCCCCACATCGCGGGCACGCCAGCGCAGCGCGCCACCGCGGACTACGTCCTCACGACGATGGCATCGTACGGACTGGACACGATGCGCGTGCCGTTCCGCGTCTATCTCCCGTACCACGACTCGACGGTGGTCGAACGGCTCACCCCGACGCGTCGTCGCCTCGACCTCAGCGAACCGGCGATTGCGGGCGATCCGACCACCGGACTGCAGCGGTGGCCCGCGATGAATGGCAACGCCGGCGCCGGTGATGTGCGCGCACCGCTGGTGTACGTGAATTATGGCCTTCCCGCCGATTATGCCACGCTTGATTCACTCGGTGTATCGGTGAAGGGTCGCATCGCCATCGCGCGCTATGGGCGGTCGTTTCGTGGCATCAAGGCGCGCGAGGCCGAAGCGCGCGGTGCCATCGGGCTGCTGATCTACAGTGATCCCCTCGATGACGGCTTCACGCAGGGCGACGTGTACCCCGAGGGCCCGATGCGGCCCGCGACGGGTGTGCAGCGCGGCTCGATCTACAACGGCTTCGGCGACCCGACGACGCCGGGGTGGCCGTCCACGGTCGATGCGAAGCGCGCTGCCCTGGAGACCCTCGGGTTGCCGAAGATTCCGGTGGTTCCCATTTCCTATGGCAACGCCGGCCAGCTGCTCGGCGAGATGCGTGGGCTCTCGGTGCCCGCCGGCTGGCAAGGTGGCCTGGCGTTCCGTTATCACGTCGGCGACGACAAGGTGCAGGCGCGTGTCGCGCTCTGGCCCGAGCGTGGCGAGCGCGCCTACAAGACCATCGTCAACACGTTCGGCGTGATCCGCGGGTCGCAGTTTCCCGACGAGATGGTCATCGTGGGCGGGCATCGCGATGCCTGGGGACCGGGTGCGGCCGACAACGTCTCCGGAGTCGTCTCGATTCTCGAGGCGGCCGAGGCGTGGGGCGCCGCACTCAAGGCGGGCCACCGTCCGCTGCGGACGATCGTCTTCGCCACATGGGATGCCGAGGAGTGGGGGTTGGTCGGGTCGACCGAGTGGGTCGAGTTGATGCGCGACACCCTGTCGGCCAATGCGGTCGCCTACCTGAATCAGGATGTGGCCGCGTCCGGCCGTTCGTTCGGTGCCGGCGGGACGGCCTCGCTGGCGGCGTTCCTCCGCGATGCGACGCAGGGGATCCGTCAGCCCGGGGATACCGGCTCGGTCTACCGTGACTGGGCGCAGCGCACGGTCACGACGCAGCGGCCGCTCCCGCCCGTCGGTGATCTCGGCGGCGGATCGGACTTTGCCGGCTTCTACAACATGCTCGGCCTGCCGTCGATCGAGTTCGGCTTCGGCGGCCCCGGCGGTGTCTATCACAGCGCCTATGACAGCTACACCTGGATGGAGCGGTTCGGCGATCCGGGATATCTGAGTCATGTGGCGGCGGGACAGCTCTCTTCGGTGATCCTGTCCCGGCTGGCGAATGCGGCCGTGGTCCCGCTCGATCACGGCATGCTCGGGGCGTATCTCATCACGCTGGTCGAGCGCACGCGTCGTGAGCCAGGGGCGGCCACCATTGGTGGCGAACTGGATGGCGTCGCGGCGGCTGCGCGCGAACTCGAGGCGGCCGGTGCACGGTTCACCTCGGCGCGTGACGCCCTCTTGGCGACCAACCCGGACCTGGGGACCCTTGCGGAGGCCAATCGTCTGCTTCGGCACGTGGAGCCGCTGCTGGCACGGCCGAGTGGATTGGTGGGGCGGCCGCTGTTGAAGAACCTGATCTTCGCGTCCGATCGCGACAACGGCTATGCCAATGTCCAGTTCCCCGGCGTGGTCGAGGCGCTGCGAGACCACGACTCGGCGCGCGCTGCCGCCGAGTCGAAGGAACTGGCCGAGCGGATTCAGAACGCAGCAAAGGCCGTCGATGCGGCCCGCGCCGCGCTGCCGCCACGGCGCTGA
- a CDS encoding succinate dehydrogenase/fumarate reductase iron-sulfur subunit gives MKLTLKVWRQAGPGATGAFKTYAATANEHMSFLEMLDVVNEELQGRGEEPIAFDHDCREGICGMCSLVINGAPHGPKRGVTTCQLHMRSFKDGDVIAIEPWRAKAFPVLRDLVVDRSPFDRIIQAGGFVSVPTGAPPDGNAIPIAKEDSDRAMDAAACIGCGACVAACPNASAMLFTSAKVTHLGLLPQGQPERERRVLAMVNAMDEEGFGGCTNFGECEAACPKEISIENIAFLNREYLRASLGERAGAHAASGVM, from the coding sequence ATGAAGCTGACCCTCAAGGTATGGCGCCAGGCCGGCCCCGGGGCGACCGGGGCCTTCAAGACCTACGCGGCAACGGCCAACGAGCACATGTCATTCCTCGAGATGCTCGACGTCGTCAACGAGGAGTTGCAGGGCCGCGGCGAGGAGCCGATCGCGTTCGACCATGATTGTCGCGAGGGGATCTGCGGCATGTGCTCGCTGGTGATCAACGGGGCGCCGCATGGTCCGAAGCGTGGCGTCACCACCTGCCAGCTCCACATGCGGAGCTTCAAGGACGGCGACGTGATCGCGATCGAGCCGTGGCGCGCCAAGGCCTTCCCGGTGCTGCGCGACCTCGTCGTCGATCGCTCGCCGTTCGATCGGATCATCCAGGCTGGCGGCTTCGTCTCGGTGCCGACCGGCGCGCCGCCCGACGGCAATGCGATCCCGATCGCGAAGGAGGACTCCGACCGCGCGATGGATGCTGCCGCCTGCATCGGCTGCGGTGCCTGCGTCGCGGCCTGCCCCAATGCCTCGGCGATGCTCTTCACCTCGGCGAAGGTGACTCACCTCGGACTGCTGCCGCAGGGCCAGCCGGAGCGCGAGCGTCGGGTGCTGGCAATGGTGAACGCGATGGACGAGGAGGGCTTCGGGGGCTGCACCAACTTCGGCGAGTGCGAAGCCGCCTGCCCGAAGGAGATCTCGATCGAGAACATCGCCTTCCTCAATCGCGAATACCTGCGCGCCTCCCTTGGTGAGCGGGCCGGAGCGCACGCAGCCTCAGGCGTGATGTGA